One region of Solanum pennellii chromosome 6, SPENNV200 genomic DNA includes:
- the LOC107022233 gene encoding L-idonate 5-dehydrogenase-like: MAIQNMRVANFVFKKPMVLGHECAGIVEQVGSQVKFMMIGDRVDLEHGISCRQCQLCKDGHYNLCRKMKFYGSPPTNGPLANQVVHPAHLCFKLPDNVSLEEGAMCEPLSVGIHACRRANVGPDTKLIIIGAGPIGLLTMLAARAFGSPKIVIIDVVDCCLSFAKDMGANEIVKVLPLCRFSLPFSSSSADVEEEVVRIRNAMGGPVDLSFDCVGFNKTMTTALKATHASGKVCLVGLGQSEMTLPLTSAAARYLSWSSSSDSRFITSLHVH; encoded by the exons ATGGCTATCCAGAATATGAGAGTAGCAAATTTTGTGTTTAAAAAGCCAATGGTACTTGGCCATGAGTGTGCTGGAATTGTAGAACAAGTTGGTAGCCAAGTGAAGTTTATGATGATCGGTGATCGTGTTGATTTGGAACATGGTATTAGTTGCAGGCAGTGTCAACTATGCAAAGACGGCCACTACAATCTCTGCCGTAAAATGAAGTTTTATGGCTCTCCTCCAACTAATGGTCCTTTAGCCAACCAG GTGGTGCATCCCGCACATCTATGTTTTAAGTTACCTGATAATGTAAGCTTGGAGGAAGGTGCAATGTGTGAACCTTTGAGTGTTGGTATCCATGCTTGCCGTCGTGCCAATGTAGGTCCTGACACCAAACTAATCATCATAGGTGCAGGACCTATTGGCCTACTCACTATGCTGGCAGCTCGTGCTTTTGGATCACCCAAGATAGTCATCATTGATGTGGTTGATTGTTGCTTATCTTTCGCGAAAGACATGGGTGCTAATGAGATCGTTAAAGTTCTTCCATTGTGCAGGTTCTCCCTTCCTTTTTCCTCCTCATCAGCA GATGTGGAGGAGGAAGTGGTGCGAATACGTAATGCAATGGGTGGTCCTGTGGATTTGAGCTTTGATTGTGTTGGTTTTAATAAGACTATGACAACGGCTCTTAAAGCCACCCATGCTAGTGGTAAAGTATGCCTTGTTGGATTAGGCCAGAGTGAGATGACTCTCCCTCTTACTTCAGCTGCAGCAAGGTACTTGTCATGGAGCAGCTCGAGTGATAGCCGCTTCATCACATCTCTTCATGTTCATTAA